GTTGTTTGTGGTATTCGGAAATTTCTGTAAAAATAAATATGCTATCGGGAATGTATCTTTTAGTATAAGGTTTGCGTCTTTTTCGCTAAGTTTCACTTTTCACTCCTATCGGGTTGCGTTTTTCTTGGTCTGCCTTTTTTTCTCTCTTTATTCTCATTCTCATTTTTTTGGCTGACCTTGCTATCATCTATCTCATTTTCTCCAATCTCACTCTCATTACTCTCGTTACTCTCATCACCGGGAGCTTGTTCGTTTAAAGCTTGTTTTGCCTCTTTATCTGCCAAAGCTTGGTTGACTTCATTGTAAACAGTTTCAATATCTATTTTTGAATTCATAAGAAGCTGAATAAGTTTGTTATTTACTGCACGGAGTTTGTCTATTTCATCGGTTTTAGGTAAAAACTCTACTCTGCTTTTTATTAAGTTTTCTCCAAAAAGGTTTATTAAGCCTTTTATCTGACTGTATGAGTCTAAAATATTAAGTTCATTGACATCAAGGTTTTTTACATTTTCAATTAAAATCAATGCGTGTTCGTGGGATATTAATAATTGGCTTTCAAGGAAAAATAAAAAATTAGTGTAGTCCATAGATTTGTAAATACTATTGAGTTTCATCAGTATAAACAAGTCTATAAAGTTATGTATCATTACTAAATCATCAATATTTGATTTAAAATCTTTTCGCAAGAAAGCAAAATTAAAAAGTTCCATTATTTGATTTTTTTTGGCATTTTCGGCATCAGACATAAATTACTCCTTTTTTTCTTTAAAAATCTCCTATAAAATTATATGTTTTAATTTTTAAAAAGTCAAGAAAATGTAAAAAAATATATAAAATAATTATTCACATATTTTGAATTTTGCTTGCCATTTTTTGTATAAGACTAGAGGATATATTTAAATCAAATTTATTGCTTTTATCTTGATTATCTGTTAAATCTATTGCATTTGCAAAATACATTATCACAATATCTCTCAATGTTTTAACAGAATTATGCATATTCAATATATCATCAATCGTAAGCTGGGCTTGCCTATGCAACCAGTTAATATTTATTTGACTATCACTTGGAAGCAGTTCTTTTAAAGTAAATAAATTTGCCTTTAAAAAAATCTTTGTTTTATTTTTTGGTAAAAGCTTATAAAGATGATTTTCGTCTAATATATTCTGTAAACTGTTTCTTATAAAATGTTTTATGGTTATTTGAGTGTAGTTTTCTTGTGAAATACGCATTGCAAAATCATTTGTATTAAAGTCTTGACAACTGATATTGATATTTGGATTTAAAAAAATTTCTAAAAAATCACTAAAATCGTTTTTTAAAATTACAAATTTATTACCTGCGCTTAAACACTCTAATTGTTTATCGGAGGCTGAAATTGTTATTTTTTGATTGTCTTTTACAGAACGGAAAAACTCATAAAGCTTTATTTTTGTCTGTTTTTTCTCTTTAAGGTGTTTTTTATTTAATATTTCTAAAAGCGTTTCGTGTATGTGCGGTATATTAATAATAAAAACATCTTTGCTGTTTATTTTTATTTTTTCTCTGGTAGATTTTATTAAAATGATTAAAATTTTGTGGTTATTTGCTTTGGCAAAATCTAAAATTAACTCACATAGTTTTGTTTTTGTTAAAATACCAAAACTTTCTCCGATAACTATTGCTTGGTAATTTAAAATTAAATTACCATCAAGCAGTTGTTTTATGCTAAAACTCTCATCAATTTCAAACTTGTTTTCAAAAATAGCTTTTAGGTATTGCTTTACAGGTGCGTCTTTAATAAAAAATAATGCTTTTTCCATAAGCAAATAATGCAATCAATCGTATTTGCAAAACCAGCAGGCTTTGCCCCCCCTGTTTCGCTTTTTCTCTCTCATTCCTTTGCCCTTATTTCATTTTATCTCTCTTGTTTTTCCTGCCCTAATTTCCTTAAATCCCTTTATCGTTTCCACGCTAATCACTTTTATCTCTCTTATTTTAACACTCTTTTCTCTCTTTTTATTCTTATCGTTTATGCCCTTATATCCTTAATCGTTCTGCTTTGTCAGCGTTGACTACTTTAATGGTTGCTTGATGGCTTCTTTAAGTTCTCTTCCTGCTTTAAAAGTAGGCATTCTACTTGGTTTTAATTTTACTTGTTTACCTGTAAGAGGATTTCTGCCTATTCTTTCTCCTTTTATTTTAAAAGCAAATTTGCCAAAGCCTATAAGGTTAATAAACTTGCCTTCTTTAAGCGTATCTTTCACTAAATCCAAGAAGTTATCAACGATTATATGCGCTTCTTTTTCGCTTATTTTTAACCTTTCGGCATAACTTTTAATAAAATCAAGCTTACTTAAAACCTCTATTTGCGTTTCATCAGCAGTTTTAGATGGTTTTGCCTTTGCCTGTTCTTTTTTAATTACCATTTCCTTTACGGTTTCTTTTATTTCTTTTGCTGTCTCTTTTGCAGGTTCTGGCTTCTTTGTCTGTTTTACTTCTGTCTTTGTTTCTGTTTTAGCAGTTTCTGCCTTTGCTTTTACAGGTGCAGGCTTTTTGCTGGTTTCTGGTTTTTTTACTTCCACTTTTTTTGTTTCTGGTTTTTGCGTTGTCTGTGTTTTAGTTGCTTGTGTTTTAGTAGTTGCAGCTGCTTTTGTTTTGGTTTCTGGTTTAGCTGTTTGTTTTATTTTTTGCTTATCTTTTTCTTTTTTTTCACTTTTTGCCATCATAACCTCCTTATTTTTTAAATCTTTAAAAGTATAAGTAATTATTTAGTAAAAATCAAGAAATTGTTTTTTAAAAATAGACAAAACTAATTTTAACAGTTTTTAAAAAAAGACCGCCATCATCGTGTCTTGTGTGATGATGGCAAATATAAAAGGGGGTAGGTAGGGCTTAGATAATGTCAAACTTAACCGTTAACAGCTTCTTTTAGTTTTGTGCCTGCTTTAAACATAGGCAATTTACTTTCAGGCAATTTTATCTTTTCTTTGGTTTGCGGATTTATGCCTTCTCTTGCCGCTCTTTTTGATACATAGAATTTTCCAAAGCCTGTAATGTTTACTTCTTTGCCTTGTTTAAGTTCTTTTTCAACCAGCTCAATAAAACCACTTAAAAATTTTTCTGCATCCGCTTTTTTAAATTGAGTTTTTTGTGCGAGTTCATCTACCACATCGCTTTTAGATAAGCTTTTTTTCTCTTCCAAAAGACACCTCCGAAATGTTATTTTACAAAATAATACTTGACTTTTTTTTAAAAGTCAAGTAAAAAAAAATAAAATTGTTTTTTTTATGTAACAGGTTCACTTGCTTTTTTAAAGCTGTCTTTATCGGTAATCTTTTTTACAGCTTCTTTAAAACTATCTTCATCAATCTCACCCAAGATAAACTTAGTGCATAGTTCTTTTAAATTTTTGCAATTATTAAGTTGCTGTTTAAGTAAAATTTCTTTCTTTCTTTTTTCCAGCTCACGCAATTTAGTTTTCATCTCTTTTTCTTTTTTTTCTAATTCGGTTAGTTCCATTCTTTCCGTCACTCTAAACCTATTAAACTCTGATATAAGCTATTACCATAACTGCTACCAGAATTCAGTTTACCGTATTTAGAGCCGTGAGCATTGCTCACCTGACGCTGCAATAGGTCAGTGCCTATTGCCTTACCCGACACGCTATTTTGCATCAGTCTGCAAAAATCGCAGTCGCTTTTTAGTTTTATTGGGTTGCATAGCTTAAAGAGTTTGCGCTTTAAGTAGCTTGTGTTAATGTCTTTGGCTATCTTGATGTGATTAACTGCGCCGTTTAAGTCTGCGTTGAATACCTTTTTTATAGTTGTGTCTATAAATAGTCCCCTTTTAGCACGCTTTCCAGAGAAAGCATTAGCTAAATCTGTTTTGGCAAGCTGTTTTATAGTATCATGCCCTAATGCTTGAGCCTGTTTTTGAATATAGACTACATTGCCCGATACTGAGCTTGTTTTAGATGAATAGGCTTCGTCTATTATATGGACATTGATGCCGTAATATTTAGCTTTGTATTCTATATCTTTAAGCAGCTTTATAAACGGTATCTGTATGAAATTCTGCTTTTGGGCTTTTCTTAAGTTGCAATCACCATTGTTTTTAAGCTGCGCAAGGTTTTTTGAGATGTAAAGGTCTGTTACATCATGCATTTGGCAATACTCTAATATGCGTTTTGATACCTTGTGAAACTTATCAAAGAAAAAGCGGTTGCGCTTAGAGTGCAAGTAAGAAATAAACTTCAGTATCTGATAGCCTTTTTTATCGTATTTTGCAGGATATTTAGTGCCTGTTTTAGAAATAGACCATTCTAATACATGGTCTTTTAAAGATTCCTGCAGTTTACCCAAAAGCCTGTTGAATTTTGTATTGTAATGCTTGTATGGTTTGCCGTCCACTATGAGAGATGGAGTGGTTTCATCGTTTACAAAAAGCGATGCAAGGTTGTTTAAGCCTATATCAAGTCCTGCTTCTTTTACAGGCTTTAAAAGCTTTAAGGGTTTGATTTTCTTGATGTAGGATACCTGCAGAGAAATCTGACTGCGGTCAAATACCAATTTAGCGCTGTTAATGTTTTTAAGATTGCCAACTATGCTTTCTATATCGCTTTTGCTGTGATGGATATAGAGCATTTTGTCGGCAAGGTTAATGCCAATTAGGTTTTGATTGAGTTTTTTAAAAGACAAAGAACAGTATTTGTCTAAATCTATTGAGTAGTTTAAAAGCTTTGAAAGCTTTTTGGCTTTTGGAGGCTTTGGCATTCCTGTATAAGCGGATGAGTTTTTATTATAAGCTTTAAGGTTTGTAAAGTAGGTTTTGTAATTTGCTTTTACTCTTTCTATGCAGTAAGTAAAATTGTGCTGTTTTATGGTTTTTACAGTCTCTTTTAAAGCTTGCCATAGTTTGTGGTCTTTATATTTTTCGTTTAAGTAATTGCTGTCTTTAGAATTTTTGGAGTTGTAATTAAGCAGAGCGTTTCTGAGTGTTATCTTGCTGGTTAGGTATTTAAAGTCGTTTTCAGTCTTGCCTTGCAAAAACAGTTCATAATTTTCTTTGATTAGTATAAGCAGTATGTTTTCAAAATGGCGGTATTTGTAGATATAGTCTGTCAGAGTCTTAACAAACTTTTTGTTTTTTATTCGTATGGTGAATATCCTTAGTTCGCTGTTAAGCGGAAGTTTATTAGCGTTCATCTAAAAGCCTCTGGGCTATTTTCTTGTTTATGTGAGAGCGTTTACCATTAAGCTTGCAGGAAAATACGTGTATGATATTTAAAATATCTTCAACAAGTTCTTCTTCGGGCGGTTTTTCTTCTTCAATATTTATTGGTTCTATTTTTGTGTCATTGAGTTTTGCAAACTCTTCTATGAGTTCAAAGCCGAATCTTGCAAGCCTGTCTTTATAGAGTATATAAACTGTATCAACCTGTTTTGCGGCAATAAGCTTTAAGAGTTCTTTTAAGCCTTTCTTCTGGTAGTTAATACCGCTACCTATATCCGATATTATTTTAAATTTTTTGCCCTGCTTTGCCAAAAACAATTCAAGCAGGTTAATCTGTCTTGTCAAATCATCTTTTTGATGTTCTGAACTTACTCTTGCATATCCTACATTGATGCGTTCAGCTTTGCCTTGTCTTTGCAAAATCTCATTGAGCTGTTCTTCGCTATACATTCTATGCTTGCCTTTTGTAAGATAAGCGGGTTTTAGCTTTCCCTGCTTATCCCATTTGCGCAATGTCTGGACTGTAACGCCTATAAGCTTTGCAAATTCAGTAATGTTATACATACAGTTATATAATAATACAAAATACTAAAAAGTCAAGAGGAAAATTAATCATTTTTGATAATTAAACAGATTTATTGTAACTGTTAAGAGCACTTTCTAATATTTCTTTATCTATTTTATCTTTATATTCTCCAAAAAAACCTATTTTTCCTAAAAATTCTATTACCTCAAACACAGGCAAACCAAATTGCATAGCAATTTCGGTAATAGTTGAACCAACTTACCATCGCATTCCTCTCCTATAACTCTGTTTAGGAGAGGTTAGATGGGTTTTTCTTGGTTTTCTATATATTGCTTTATTATGTCTATAGGAGCGCCACCCGTGCTTAAAATACAATATGATGGACTC
Above is a genomic segment from Desulfurella amilsii containing:
- a CDS encoding HU family DNA-binding protein encodes the protein MAKSEKKEKDKQKIKQTAKPETKTKAAATTKTQATKTQTTQKPETKKVEVKKPETSKKPAPVKAKAETAKTETKTEVKQTKKPEPAKETAKEIKETVKEMVIKKEQAKAKPSKTADETQIEVLSKLDFIKSYAERLKISEKEAHIIVDNFLDLVKDTLKEGKFINLIGFGKFAFKIKGERIGRNPLTGKQVKLKPSRMPTFKAGRELKEAIKQPLK
- a CDS encoding HU family DNA-binding protein, whose protein sequence is MEEKKSLSKSDVVDELAQKTQFKKADAEKFLSGFIELVEKELKQGKEVNITGFGKFYVSKRAAREGINPQTKEKIKLPESKLPMFKAGTKLKEAVNG
- a CDS encoding transposase; its protein translation is MNANKLPLNSELRIFTIRIKNKKFVKTLTDYIYKYRHFENILLILIKENYELFLQGKTENDFKYLTSKITLRNALLNYNSKNSKDSNYLNEKYKDHKLWQALKETVKTIKQHNFTYCIERVKANYKTYFTNLKAYNKNSSAYTGMPKPPKAKKLSKLLNYSIDLDKYCSLSFKKLNQNLIGINLADKMLYIHHSKSDIESIVGNLKNINSAKLVFDRSQISLQVSYIKKIKPLKLLKPVKEAGLDIGLNNLASLFVNDETTPSLIVDGKPYKHYNTKFNRLLGKLQESLKDHVLEWSISKTGTKYPAKYDKKGYQILKFISYLHSKRNRFFFDKFHKVSKRILEYCQMHDVTDLYISKNLAQLKNNGDCNLRKAQKQNFIQIPFIKLLKDIEYKAKYYGINVHIIDEAYSSKTSSVSGNVVYIQKQAQALGHDTIKQLAKTDLANAFSGKRAKRGLFIDTTIKKVFNADLNGAVNHIKIAKDINTSYLKRKLFKLCNPIKLKSDCDFCRLMQNSVSGKAIGTDLLQRQVSNAHGSKYGKLNSGSSYGNSLYQSLIGLE
- a CDS encoding IS607 family transposase, which produces MYNITEFAKLIGVTVQTLRKWDKQGKLKPAYLTKGKHRMYSEEQLNEILQRQGKAERINVGYARVSSEHQKDDLTRQINLLELFLAKQGKKFKIISDIGSGINYQKKGLKELLKLIAAKQVDTVYILYKDRLARFGFELIEEFAKLNDTKIEPINIEEEKPPEEELVEDILNIIHVFSCKLNGKRSHINKKIAQRLLDER